CTGAAAAATTCGAGCCTTCATGACACCCCGCCTTCCCCGCCCGCCGGCGCGATCCCCCGCCAGCCGCCTTTCCCGCCGCTCCCATCTGTTGCTCGTAGGCTCGCTGCTGACCGGCGCGGCTTTGGCCCACGACGATCCGCCCGACGGCGGCAAGACCCACCTGCCCGAGGTCGAGGTGCGCGGCCCGCGCGACGCGGCCATCGGCCTGGCCGACAGCGCAAGCGAGGGTGCGGCCGAAAAGGAATCTTTCCAGTCGCGGCCCAAGCTGCGCCCCGGCGACATCGTCGAAGCCGTGCCCGGCGTGGTCGCCACCCAGCATTCGGGCGACGGCAAGGCCAACCAGTACTTCCTGCGCGGCTTCAACCTGGACCACGGCACCGACTTCGCCATCACCGTCGACGGCATGCCGGTGAACATGCCCAGCCACGGCCATGGCCAGGGCTATTCGGACCTGAACTTCCTGATCCCCGAACTCGTCTCCGGCGTGCGCTACCGCAAAGGCCCGTACTTCGCCGACGGCGGCGATTTCTCGCTGGCCGGCAGCGCCAGCCTCGACTACGTGAGCGCGCTCGACGCGCCCTTCTCCGAAGTCACGCTCGGGCCGCACGGCTTTCGGCGCGCGGTCGCCGCCGGCTCCCGCACCGTGGGCGACCAGACCTGGATGGGCGCGCTCGAACTCGAAGGCAACGACGGCCCCTGGGACGTGGCCGAGAACCTGCGCAAGGCCAATGCGGTGCTGCGCTATTCGCAAGGCTCGCAGGCGCGCGGCTTCGCGCTCACCGCCATGGCCTACCGCAGCCGCTGGACGTCCACCGACCAGATCCCCCAGCGCCTGGTCGACAGCGGCGAGCTCGGCCGCTTCGGGTCGCTCAACCCGACCGACGGCGGCAGTTCGCGCCGGCTGAGCCTGTCGGGCAAATGGTTCGACAAGGGGCCGCACGGCGACACGGAGCTCGCCTTCTACGCCATCGACTACCGCTTCGACCTGTTCTCGGACTTCACCTACTTCCTGAACAACCCGGTCGACGGCGACCAGTTCGAGCAGGTCGACCGGCGCCAGGTGTATGGCGCGCAGGCGTCGCACCGGGTGGCCAACCGCATCGCGGGCCTCGACGGCGTGGTCAACTTTGGCGCGCAGTGGCGCGGCGACCGCATCTCGCAGGTCGGCCTCTACAACACCGAGGCGCGCGAGCGACTGTCCACCGTGCGCGACGACCGGGTGTCGCAGGACCTGCTCTCGGTCTACGGCCAGCAGATGGTGAACTTCACCGAGCGGCTGCGCGGCTATGCCGGCCTGCGCGGCGACGTGTTGCGCTACGACGTGGACGGCCGCGAACCGGTCTACGGCGCGGCCAACAGCGGCCGGGGGCACGACGCCATCGCCAGCCCCAAGTTCGGCCTGGCCTACACGGTCACGCCCACGCACGAGCTCTACGCCAATGCCGGCACCGGCTATCACAGCAACGATGTGCGCGGCGCCACCATCGCCACCAACCCGCAGGACGGCAGCGCGGCCACCCGCGTGCCGGCGCTGGTCAAGGGCAGCGGCTCGGAACTGGGCTGGCGCTGGCAACCGGCGCCCGACACCACGGCCACGGTCGCGCTATGGCAGTTGCAGCTCGATTCGGAACTGGTCTACGTCGGCGACGCCGGCTCCACCGAGCCCGGCCGCGCCAGCAAGCGGCGCGGGCTCGAAGCCACGCTGCGGCACCGGCTCTCGCCGGTCTGGCGGGTGGAAGCGGACGTGGCGCTGTCGCGCGCACGGTTTCGCGGCGTTGCACCGGAAGACGAAGGCGACCATGTGGACAACGCCGTCGAAAAGGTCGTGGCCGGCGGCCTGACCTATTCGT
The nucleotide sequence above comes from Xylophilus sp. GOD-11R. Encoded proteins:
- a CDS encoding TonB-dependent receptor gives rise to the protein MTPRLPRPPARSPASRLSRRSHLLLVGSLLTGAALAHDDPPDGGKTHLPEVEVRGPRDAAIGLADSASEGAAEKESFQSRPKLRPGDIVEAVPGVVATQHSGDGKANQYFLRGFNLDHGTDFAITVDGMPVNMPSHGHGQGYSDLNFLIPELVSGVRYRKGPYFADGGDFSLAGSASLDYVSALDAPFSEVTLGPHGFRRAVAAGSRTVGDQTWMGALELEGNDGPWDVAENLRKANAVLRYSQGSQARGFALTAMAYRSRWTSTDQIPQRLVDSGELGRFGSLNPTDGGSSRRLSLSGKWFDKGPHGDTELAFYAIDYRFDLFSDFTYFLNNPVDGDQFEQVDRRQVYGAQASHRVANRIAGLDGVVNFGAQWRGDRISQVGLYNTEARERLSTVRDDRVSQDLLSVYGQQMVNFTERLRGYAGLRGDVLRYDVDGREPVYGAANSGRGHDAIASPKFGLAYTVTPTHELYANAGTGYHSNDVRGATIATNPQDGSAATRVPALVKGSGSELGWRWQPAPDTTATVALWQLQLDSELVYVGDAGSTEPGRASKRRGLEATLRHRLSPVWRVEADVALSRARFRGVAPEDEGDHVDNAVEKVVAGGLTYSSGPLTATLRLRYLGPRALDTNDSVRSRSATLLNLGTRYALTPALTLGLDVFNIAGRKGNDIEYYYASCTAREVASGGCGAGIDDRHVHPMEPRTVRVSARMTF